The Enterobacter asburiae sequence CTGTTCGAACGTCCTGTACGAATTGGCGATACCGTTACCATCGGTACCTTCTCCGGTACGGTCAGCAAGATCCGTATTCGTGCCACCACCATCACCGACTTCGATCGTAAAGAGGTGATTATCCCGAACAAAGCGTTCGTGACCGAGCGTCTGATCAACTGGTCGCTCTCGGATACCACCACGCGCGTGGTGATTCGCCTCGGCGTGGCCTACGGTTCCGATCTGGATAAAGTGAAAGAGGTATTGCTAAAAGCCGCTAAATCGCATCCAAAGGTCATGCACGATCCAGCGCCAGACGTGTTCTTCACCACCTTCGGGCCAAGTACGCTGGATCACGAACTGCGTTTATACGTGCGTGAACTGCGCGATCGCAGCTACACCGTGGACGAATTGAACCGCGCGATCGACCGCCTGTGCCGTGAAAACAACATTAACATCGCCTTCAACCAGCTTGAGGTTCACCTGCATAATGAGAAAGGCGATGAGCACACGGAAGTGAAGCGCGAGATTAAGGGAGATGACCCTCACCCAGCCCTCTCCCCGGAGGGGAGAGGGTAAAAAGCGAATCAATGCAGATCTTTCAAACCGCACCTAACGCTCCCCTCTCCCTCAAGGGAGAGGGTTAGGGTGAGGGCAACCGGCCTTCACCTTTCCTTCAAAATCCCGTCGCACAATCTCCAGTGCCTTCAGCACTGTCTCCGCCGGGATCTCATGATTCTCCAGCAGCATAATTAAATCGACGGCCAGCTTGACCTCATCGGGTGCATTTTCCAGTGACATAGATGTGGCTCCTGTTAACGGGTCAGGCGTTCAATCACGCGCTCAATTTCATCCAGCGCCT is a genomic window containing:
- the rsmS gene encoding pleiotropic regulatory protein RsmS — encoded protein: MSLENAPDEVKLAVDLIMLLENHEIPAETVLKALEIVRRDFEGKVKAGCPHPNPLP